From one Halosimplex rubrum genomic stretch:
- a CDS encoding 50S ribosomal protein L21e, whose amino-acid sequence MPNSNGPQKKSRKKLRNKPRESGTSPPQRAVTEFEDGEKVHLKIDPSVPDGRYHPRFDGRTGEVVGEQGAAYKIAVTDGSVEKTLIVKPAHLRSQA is encoded by the coding sequence ATGCCCAACTCCAACGGACCCCAGAAGAAGTCGCGCAAGAAGCTCCGAAACAAGCCCCGAGAGAGCGGGACCTCCCCGCCTCAGCGAGCGGTCACCGAGTTCGAGGACGGCGAGAAAGTCCACCTGAAGATCGACCCGAGCGTCCCGGACGGGCGCTACCACCCGCGCTTCGACGGCCGCACGGGCGAGGTCGTCGGCGAGCAGGGCGCCGCCTACAAGATCGCCGTCACCGACGGGAGCGTCGAGAAGACGCTGATCGTCAAGCCCGCCCACCTCCGCAGCCAGGCATGA
- a CDS encoding HVO_2753 family zinc finger protein → MSESQQKRQEKCVSCGINIAGTNAAAFKCPDCGQQIYRCAKCRKQSNLYECPDCGFMGP, encoded by the coding sequence ATGAGCGAGAGCCAACAGAAACGCCAGGAAAAGTGCGTTTCGTGCGGCATCAACATCGCCGGCACGAACGCCGCCGCGTTCAAGTGTCCCGACTGCGGCCAGCAGATCTACCGCTGCGCGAAGTGTCGCAAGCAGAGCAACCTCTACGAGTGCCCGGACTGCGGGTTCATGGGGCCGTAA
- a CDS encoding 16S ribosomal RNA methyltransferase A, translating into MNGERTRGDEGDSDGDPDRDGAATVDSPETGTRDPDALLRRAGVRGDPNRDQHFLVDDRVLDRLPEYAAEADVDLSHVLEIGAGTGALTDRLLVAGDRVTAIERDPDLAAFLREEFVAEIEAGDLTVVEGDALEVELPEFTASISNLPYGPSSELAFRLLPEERPLVLMFQREFAERMAAEPGTDDYGRLSVTAGHYADAEVVEPVPKEAFSPPPAVQSAVVRTTPRDPDYEVDDEEFFMAFLKAVFTQRRKTMRNAVRNTAHISGLGDPDAVVEAADEDLMSARAGNVTPAEFADLATLAYEVGEPGEHPSA; encoded by the coding sequence ATGAACGGCGAGCGCACGCGGGGTGACGAGGGGGACAGCGACGGTGACCCCGACCGCGACGGCGCCGCGACGGTCGACAGCCCGGAGACGGGCACCCGCGACCCCGACGCCCTGCTCCGGCGGGCGGGCGTCCGCGGCGACCCGAACCGCGACCAGCACTTCCTGGTCGACGACCGGGTGCTGGACCGGCTGCCCGAGTACGCCGCGGAGGCCGACGTGGATCTCTCGCACGTCCTGGAGATCGGCGCCGGGACCGGCGCGCTGACCGACCGCCTGCTCGTCGCCGGCGACCGCGTGACCGCCATCGAGCGCGACCCCGACCTCGCCGCGTTCCTCCGCGAGGAGTTCGTCGCGGAGATCGAGGCCGGGGACCTCACCGTCGTCGAAGGCGACGCCCTCGAGGTCGAGCTCCCGGAGTTCACCGCCTCCATCTCGAATCTCCCCTACGGCCCCTCCAGCGAGCTGGCCTTCCGCCTGCTCCCGGAGGAGCGGCCGCTCGTGTTGATGTTCCAGCGGGAGTTCGCCGAGCGGATGGCCGCCGAGCCGGGGACGGACGACTACGGCCGCCTGTCGGTGACCGCGGGCCACTACGCCGACGCCGAGGTGGTCGAGCCCGTCCCCAAAGAGGCGTTCTCGCCGCCGCCCGCGGTCCAGAGCGCCGTGGTGCGGACGACGCCGCGGGACCCGGACTACGAAGTGGACGACGAGGAGTTCTTCATGGCGTTCCTGAAGGCCGTGTTCACCCAGCGCCGGAAGACGATGCGCAACGCCGTCCGCAACACCGCCCACATCTCCGGGCTGGGCGACCCCGACGCGGTGGTCGAGGCCGCGGACGAGGACCTGATGAGCGCCCGCGCAGGGAACGTGACCCCCGCGGAGTTCGCCGACCTGGCGACGCTGGCGTACGAGGTCGGCGAACCGGGCGAGCACCCCTCGGCATGA
- a CDS encoding DUF655 domain-containing protein: MSDTERGDDDPGGPTAIVLDFLAHGRTEDDRPQYQKQPLAYALGREDFRLFEVVLGPDADVSIGDDLVIDRAADAIERTGEVEYEDLPGGAQSELDYAVEDLVDEEERRFVDFYNDAQPITLRLHQLNLLPGIGKKLRNAILDERKRGPFESFADLEERVEGLHNPREVVVERILEEIREDDLKYQTFARRDDEE; encoded by the coding sequence ATGAGCGACACCGAGCGCGGCGACGACGATCCGGGGGGCCCCACGGCGATCGTCCTCGACTTTCTCGCACACGGTCGGACAGAGGACGATCGCCCGCAGTACCAGAAACAACCCCTCGCCTACGCGCTCGGGCGCGAGGACTTCCGCCTGTTCGAGGTGGTCCTCGGGCCCGACGCCGACGTGTCGATCGGCGACGACCTGGTGATCGACCGGGCGGCCGACGCCATCGAGCGCACCGGCGAGGTCGAGTACGAGGACCTGCCCGGGGGCGCCCAGTCCGAACTCGACTACGCCGTCGAGGACCTGGTCGACGAGGAGGAACGCCGGTTCGTCGACTTCTACAACGACGCCCAGCCGATCACTCTCCGACTACATCAGTTGAACCTCCTGCCGGGCATCGGGAAGAAACTGCGCAACGCCATCCTCGACGAGCGCAAGCGCGGCCCCTTCGAGAGCTTCGCTGACCTCGAAGAGCGCGTCGAGGGGCTGCACAACCCCCGCGAGGTCGTCGTCGAGCGCATCCTCGAGGAGATCCGCGAGGACGACCTGAAGTACCAGACGTTCGCCCGCCGGGACGACGAGGAATGA
- a CDS encoding methyl-accepting chemotaxis protein yields MDRRISTYLPDSIRRSYVRQFAAAVVLILLVLMIVLGGVYAAEQRSQRDSVRESLQSTTERNADQVGDWHRQYTASTRLVSQSGKLRPEDGQSLNTHLRSVSRSMPTEVVGVHFISWDEKSVVASSEEVSESPVDRFPWLADLDLERAGVTSVRTTDAYRVDNDTRIAFVSQTQYGIGYAAAVELSVSESFDLDDATAGSRTHVLYRNATYLHGDAPDRFGTAYDGLGAENLANRTEFIPSLASLSPNEGYRNATLVQQDGSVVSYAGVPGSRLAVVTSATTDAYAVPTGTKLYLALVFLFVALSLGTVGLVVERPVARSISELADRTEAIENGDLQVDLETHRQDEIGTLYARFASMRDSLADRIDQVETAREEARAEADTARQEAEREREAAEQFTEHLEETADDYGETIRACADGDLTRRLDPDEESDAMAEIARSFNDMMSDLQDTVARVRSFTDGVADRTANATESTQEVRASSRDVSEAVSDIADDANEQDEYLGEVTEEMNDLSATVEEVAATTDTVADLADETEDLASDGSSAASEAMSEMETIESRTAETAEEIRALDEEVEQVAEIVDLIDDIASQTNTLALNASIEAARAGESGQGFAVVASEVKELAEETSEATQEIDELLTQLSERTGEAVTDIESMRSDVVTGVETTEHALDALDEIAEQVRETNDGVQEISDATADQADSAQEVVSLADQVAEISARTATSAGTAAERTDKQVDGIDEVTETAEAIESQVEELRDLLDSFTVQVDDAVGAADDSEPLPEPVDDADGTDDTDAATAEDEWFGPDEDSNADGNSGADEDSNAETDGDGIPAVDEGGAGQSESGDGAGDEGGNADGEDDVATDSDDVDAAADD; encoded by the coding sequence ATGGATCGTCGGATCTCGACGTACCTTCCCGACTCGATTCGGCGCAGTTACGTGCGCCAGTTCGCAGCGGCGGTCGTGCTGATCCTCCTCGTACTCATGATCGTCCTCGGCGGCGTCTACGCCGCCGAGCAACGGTCTCAGCGCGATTCCGTCCGGGAGTCGCTGCAGTCAACGACCGAGCGCAACGCCGACCAGGTCGGGGACTGGCACCGGCAGTACACCGCCTCGACGCGGCTCGTCTCCCAGTCGGGGAAGCTCCGCCCCGAGGATGGGCAGTCGCTGAACACCCACCTCCGCAGCGTCTCCCGGTCGATGCCCACCGAAGTCGTCGGCGTTCACTTCATCTCCTGGGACGAGAAGAGCGTCGTCGCCAGTTCGGAAGAGGTGAGCGAGAGCCCGGTCGACCGGTTCCCGTGGCTCGCCGACCTCGACCTCGAGCGCGCCGGCGTCACGTCCGTCCGGACGACCGACGCCTATCGGGTCGACAACGACACCCGAATCGCGTTCGTGAGCCAGACCCAGTACGGCATCGGCTACGCCGCCGCGGTCGAGCTGTCGGTCTCCGAGTCGTTCGACCTCGACGACGCGACGGCCGGGAGCCGAACGCACGTGCTCTACCGGAACGCGACCTACCTCCACGGGGACGCCCCCGACCGCTTCGGGACGGCCTACGACGGCCTCGGGGCGGAGAACCTGGCGAACCGGACGGAGTTCATCCCTTCGCTGGCGAGTCTGAGTCCCAACGAGGGGTACCGGAACGCGACGCTCGTCCAGCAGGACGGGTCGGTCGTCAGCTACGCCGGCGTCCCGGGTTCGCGGCTGGCGGTCGTGACGAGCGCGACGACGGACGCCTACGCCGTCCCGACGGGGACGAAGCTCTACCTCGCGCTCGTGTTCCTGTTCGTCGCGCTCAGCCTCGGGACCGTCGGCCTCGTCGTCGAGCGGCCGGTCGCCCGCTCGATCAGCGAGCTGGCCGACCGGACCGAGGCCATCGAGAACGGCGACCTCCAGGTCGACCTGGAGACCCACCGCCAGGACGAGATCGGGACGCTCTACGCGCGGTTCGCGTCGATGCGCGACTCGCTGGCCGACCGCATCGACCAGGTCGAGACGGCCCGCGAAGAGGCGCGCGCCGAAGCCGACACGGCCCGGCAGGAGGCCGAGCGCGAGCGCGAGGCCGCCGAGCAGTTCACGGAGCACCTCGAGGAGACCGCCGACGACTACGGCGAGACCATCCGTGCGTGCGCCGACGGCGACCTGACGCGGCGGCTCGACCCCGACGAGGAGAGCGACGCGATGGCCGAGATCGCGCGCTCGTTCAACGACATGATGAGCGACCTGCAGGACACCGTCGCGCGGGTGCGGTCGTTCACCGACGGCGTCGCCGACCGGACGGCCAACGCCACCGAGTCCACCCAGGAGGTCCGGGCGTCCAGTCGGGACGTGAGCGAGGCCGTCTCCGATATCGCGGACGACGCGAACGAACAGGACGAGTACCTCGGTGAGGTCACCGAGGAGATGAACGACCTCTCGGCCACCGTCGAGGAGGTCGCGGCGACGACCGACACCGTGGCGGACCTCGCGGACGAGACGGAGGATCTCGCAAGCGACGGCTCGTCCGCGGCGAGCGAGGCGATGTCCGAGATGGAGACTATCGAGTCGCGCACCGCGGAGACCGCCGAGGAGATCCGCGCGCTCGACGAGGAGGTCGAGCAGGTCGCGGAGATCGTCGACCTCATCGACGACATCGCGAGCCAGACGAACACGCTCGCACTGAACGCCTCCATCGAGGCCGCCCGCGCCGGCGAGTCCGGGCAGGGCTTCGCCGTCGTAGCGAGCGAGGTCAAGGAGCTCGCCGAGGAGACGAGCGAGGCGACCCAGGAGATCGACGAGCTGCTCACGCAGCTCTCCGAGCGGACCGGCGAGGCCGTGACCGACATCGAGTCGATGCGCTCGGACGTCGTCACCGGTGTCGAGACGACCGAGCATGCGCTCGACGCGCTCGACGAGATCGCCGAGCAGGTCCGGGAGACCAACGACGGCGTCCAGGAGATCAGCGACGCGACCGCCGACCAGGCCGACTCCGCCCAGGAGGTCGTCTCGCTCGCCGATCAGGTCGCCGAGATCAGCGCCCGGACCGCCACGAGCGCCGGGACAGCCGCCGAGCGGACGGACAAGCAGGTCGACGGCATCGACGAGGTGACCGAGACCGCCGAGGCGATCGAATCGCAGGTCGAGGAACTGCGGGACCTCCTCGATAGCTTCACCGTCCAAGTCGACGACGCCGTGGGCGCGGCCGACGACTCGGAGCCCCTCCCCGAACCGGTCGACGACGCCGACGGAACCGACGACACCGACGCCGCGACCGCCGAGGACGAGTGGTTCGGTCCCGACGAGGACTCGAACGCCGACGGGAACTCGGGCGCGGACGAGGACTCGAACGCCGAGACCGACGGGGACGGGATCCCGGCGGTCGACGAAGGCGGTGCCGGCCAGTCCGAGAGCGGCGATGGAGCCGGCGACGAGGGCGGTAACGCCGACGGCGAGGACGATGTCGCGACCGATAGCGACGACGTCGACGCCGCGGCGGACGACTGA
- a CDS encoding RNA polymerase Rpb4 family protein produces the protein MTIFKEKVDEEYLTVAETKAVLEELERERAADEDREMRYELARAIEHVNRFAVLDPEESREFVAELRELDKVDEPTAYKIANLRPRDRDELRSIYAQERFTLSGDELDAILEVVAKYA, from the coding sequence ATGACGATATTCAAAGAGAAGGTCGACGAAGAGTACCTGACGGTCGCCGAGACCAAGGCGGTCCTCGAGGAGCTCGAACGCGAGCGGGCCGCCGACGAGGACCGGGAGATGCGCTACGAGCTCGCGCGGGCCATCGAGCACGTCAACCGCTTCGCCGTCCTCGACCCCGAGGAGTCCCGCGAGTTCGTCGCCGAACTCCGGGAGCTCGACAAGGTCGACGAGCCGACCGCCTACAAGATCGCGAACCTGCGTCCCCGAGACCGGGACGAGCTGCGGTCGATCTACGCTCAGGAGCGGTTCACTCTCTCGGGCGACGAACTCGACGCCATCCTCGAAGTCGTCGCGAAGTACGCCTGA
- a CDS encoding 2-oxoacid:acceptor oxidoreductase subunit alpha → MPEDLNWAIGGEAGDGIDSTGKIFAQALSRAGRHVFTSKDFASRIRGGYTAYKVRTSVDRVESVVDRLDILIALTERTIDENMDELHEGSVIIYDGERSTMQDVEVPDGMIGLSVPLQRLAEDAGGAIMANVVALGAACEVAQFPIENLDESLEKRFGDKGEAIVENNKEAARLGQQHVQEEYDHEFDYDIETTDEDYVLLNGDEAIGMGAIAAGCRFYSGYPITPATDVMEYLTGRIDQYGGKVVQAEDELSAINMALGAARAGARAMTATSGPGIDLMTETFGLVATTETPLVICDVMRSGPSTGMPTKQEQGDLNMTLYGGHGEIPRFVVAPTSVSECFWKTVEAFNYAEKYQTPVYLVSDLALAVTEQTFPPEAFDMDEVEIERGKVVDEDEIDSWLDERGRFQAHFSAADGISPRAFPGTTDGAHMTTGLEHDELGRRTEEEEVRLEQVEKRQRKVETAKEEEDWDYREFGDEDADALVISWGSNEGAMREALGFLDERGHDVRFISVPYIFPRPDLSEEIEAADDVIVVECNATGQFADVIEHDVLERVQRVNKYNGVRFKADELATEIENTLSGADAGAAEVEAE, encoded by the coding sequence ATGCCCGAGGACCTGAACTGGGCCATCGGCGGTGAAGCCGGTGACGGGATCGACTCTACCGGGAAGATCTTCGCTCAGGCACTCTCGCGTGCCGGCCGTCACGTCTTCACCTCGAAGGACTTCGCGTCACGGATCCGAGGCGGGTACACCGCCTACAAGGTCCGGACATCCGTCGACCGCGTCGAGAGCGTCGTCGACAGACTCGACATCCTGATCGCGCTCACCGAGCGCACCATCGACGAGAACATGGACGAACTGCACGAGGGCAGCGTCATCATCTACGACGGTGAGCGCTCCACGATGCAGGACGTCGAAGTTCCCGACGGGATGATCGGCCTGTCCGTGCCGCTGCAGCGGCTCGCCGAGGACGCCGGCGGCGCCATCATGGCGAACGTCGTCGCCCTGGGCGCGGCCTGCGAAGTGGCGCAGTTCCCCATCGAGAACCTGGACGAATCACTGGAGAAACGCTTCGGCGACAAGGGCGAGGCCATCGTCGAGAACAACAAGGAGGCCGCCCGCCTGGGCCAGCAGCACGTCCAAGAGGAGTACGACCACGAGTTCGACTACGACATCGAGACCACCGACGAGGACTACGTGCTCCTCAACGGCGACGAGGCCATCGGCATGGGCGCCATCGCCGCCGGCTGTCGGTTCTACTCGGGCTACCCCATCACCCCCGCGACGGACGTGATGGAGTACCTGACCGGCCGCATCGACCAGTACGGCGGCAAGGTCGTCCAGGCCGAGGACGAACTCTCGGCCATCAACATGGCGCTGGGCGCCGCCCGCGCAGGTGCACGCGCGATGACGGCTACCTCGGGTCCCGGTATCGACCTGATGACCGAGACGTTCGGGCTCGTCGCGACCACCGAGACGCCCCTGGTGATCTGCGACGTGATGCGTTCGGGTCCCTCGACCGGGATGCCGACCAAGCAGGAGCAGGGCGACCTCAACATGACGCTGTACGGCGGCCACGGCGAGATCCCGCGGTTCGTCGTCGCGCCCACGTCGGTCTCGGAGTGTTTCTGGAAGACCGTCGAGGCGTTCAACTACGCCGAGAAGTACCAGACGCCCGTCTATCTCGTCTCTGACCTGGCGCTCGCCGTGACGGAACAGACGTTCCCGCCGGAGGCGTTCGACATGGACGAGGTCGAGATCGAGCGCGGCAAGGTCGTCGACGAGGACGAGATCGACTCCTGGCTCGACGAGCGCGGCCGCTTCCAGGCGCACTTCTCCGCCGCCGACGGTATCAGCCCCCGCGCGTTCCCGGGCACGACCGACGGCGCCCACATGACCACCGGCCTCGAACACGACGAGCTCGGCCGGCGGACCGAGGAGGAGGAGGTCCGCCTCGAACAGGTCGAGAAGCGCCAGCGGAAGGTCGAGACAGCGAAGGAAGAGGAAGACTGGGACTACCGCGAGTTCGGCGACGAGGACGCGGACGCGCTCGTCATCTCCTGGGGCTCCAACGAGGGCGCGATGCGCGAAGCCCTCGGGTTCCTCGACGAGCGCGGCCACGACGTGCGGTTCATCTCGGTGCCCTACATCTTCCCGCGGCCCGACCTCTCGGAAGAGATCGAGGCGGCCGACGACGTGATCGTCGTCGAGTGTAACGCAACCGGGCAGTTCGCCGACGTGATCGAGCACGACGTGCTCGAACGCGTCCAGCGCGTCAACAAGTACAACGGCGTCCGCTTCAAGGCGGACGAACTCGCGACGGAGATCGAGAACACACTCTCCGGTGCCGACGCCGGCGCCGCGGAGGTGGAGGCAGAATGA
- a CDS encoding elongation factor 1-beta has translation MGKVAAQIKVMPQNPEVDLDALQERLEASLPEGAKINGFERDDVAFGLVALLPTVVVPDEAGGTEAVEEAFSGVEGVESVEVGDVGRL, from the coding sequence ATGGGGAAAGTCGCCGCGCAGATCAAGGTCATGCCGCAGAACCCCGAGGTCGACCTCGACGCGCTCCAGGAGCGCCTGGAAGCGTCGCTGCCCGAGGGCGCGAAGATCAACGGCTTCGAGCGCGACGACGTGGCCTTCGGCCTCGTCGCCCTGCTCCCGACCGTCGTCGTCCCGGACGAGGCCGGCGGTACCGAGGCCGTCGAGGAAGCCTTCTCCGGCGTCGAAGGCGTCGAGAGCGTCGAAGTCGGCGACGTGGGTCGCCTCTGA
- a CDS encoding FAD-dependent oxidoreductase gives MDDTEVAVVAVESVGEDAIAVDFETPDGFDAQPGQFVKVALAGVEESRFYTISSPDVDGTFEITVGIDPEGEVGPELAELTAGDTVTVSGPYGDAYYEGEQRVLILAGGPGVGPAIGIAERALDEGGEAAIVYRDAAPIHDERLTELNERGASVAVVAPSSPLASSVDEVLTDDTQVFVYGFAEFLDDAIAAIETAGGDPETAKVENFG, from the coding sequence ATGGACGATACCGAAGTCGCCGTCGTCGCGGTCGAGTCGGTCGGCGAGGACGCTATCGCCGTCGACTTCGAGACGCCCGACGGGTTCGACGCCCAGCCCGGGCAGTTCGTGAAGGTCGCCCTCGCCGGGGTCGAGGAGTCCCGGTTCTACACGATCTCTTCGCCCGACGTGGACGGGACGTTCGAGATCACGGTCGGTATCGATCCCGAGGGCGAGGTCGGGCCAGAACTTGCCGAGCTGACCGCCGGCGACACCGTGACGGTCTCGGGCCCGTACGGGGACGCCTACTACGAGGGCGAACAGCGGGTGCTGATCCTGGCCGGCGGCCCCGGCGTCGGCCCGGCGATCGGGATCGCCGAACGGGCGCTCGACGAGGGCGGCGAGGCCGCGATCGTCTACCGCGACGCCGCGCCGATCCACGACGAGCGGTTGACCGAACTGAACGAGCGCGGCGCGTCCGTCGCAGTCGTCGCCCCGTCGTCCCCCCTGGCGTCGTCGGTCGACGAGGTACTGACCGACGACACGCAGGTGTTCGTCTACGGCTTCGCGGAGTTCCTCGACGACGCGATCGCCGCCATCGAGACAGCTGGAGGCGACCCCGAGACCGCGAAAGTCGAGAACTTCGGGTAG